The genomic interval aacaaaatattcaaatttaataaTATGGATTCGCTAAAGACTCACAACAACGAATTTAATTACatagatttaatttaatattttgataaacAAGACTAACCTCAACTCAAAATTTTAAGGTGATAAGTGTTAAAACGGCTGGTTTTTAacacttcagttggcgtaaccggttacgctgtttgccaaaatcggttacgaacccgtgaaacAGATTTATTAGCGTTGTTGTAGTAGTGTAATCAATTACGTTGTTTGCCGTAACTGGTTATACTGAAGCTGAATTGTTTTTCTGTTTCTGTTTTGGCAGTTTGTTAATTCCAATCACTTTTGTAACatgtactatataaggagctcatTACTCCTATTATTGTTAAATGCCAATTTGTCTACTCatcctcaattactctctctctctctctctctctctcccactctctctctctctctctctctctctcttattctctctcaatttctttaatcttcatcttcttcaattgttCATTTTCTCCATTGATAAACTTTAATTTGATTcgtatgttccaacatttggcatcaagagcacTGGTTCTGATCTGATTCCGCTGCAACAATAAGTACCAATGATCGAATCCCTACCAATTTACCGATTCTTGATTCGAAGAATTATGATAAGTGGTCTAAGCAAATGAAAGTGTTGTTTGGATATCAAAATGTTCTTGATATCGCCAACAATGGTGTCACACCACTTGGGGCTGAACCCACATCTGCACCTTAAGCCACCTtcaaggaagagaagaagaaagatcaCAAAGCTCTCTTCTTGATAAACTCTTGCGTCGATAGTGATAATTTCGAAAAGGTCGGTGATTGCGAGTCCGCGAGGCAAGCTTGGTTAATTCTGGAGAAAGCATATGTTGGAGCTGCGAAGGCGAAggttgtgaggttacaaactcacaagaggcaattcgagttaacgcaaatggaagagaaggaaacgATCAACGATTATGTGACCCGTATTACGCGTTtggtgaatcaaatcaaatcGTGTGGGGAAACTATTTTAGAGCAGAATGTTGTGTCAAAAATCTTATGTTCTTTAATGTCAAGATTCGACAACATTGTAgtggctattgaagagtcgaaGGATCTTGCGTCATTGAGCAAGGATGAGCTTCAAAGTTCCTTAGAagcacatgaacaaagaatggacgaGAGAGGAAGCAATAAGGCAAAGGTGGAGATAGCTTTGCAAGCTCGTTTCAATGAAAAGAGTAAAGGTTCGAAAGGGAAATGGAATTCGAAAGGGAATCAAGGTGGTGGTGATTCTCaaaattcgaagggacaaaagGGTGAGAGTAGCAACTCAAATGGTTATGGTGATCGGAGCAACGCGAAAGGTGGAAAACTGAGAGACATGAGCAAAATACAATGCTGGAAATGTAAGAAACTTGGGCATTTCCAAGCAAAGTGTGGTGCTAAACAGTGGGAATCTAAAAGGGGTGAAGCCAAGGTTGCGAGGCAAGAGGTGGATGATAAAGCCACACTCTTGATGATGATTACCGATGAGTTTGGTGGCATGACAGAGGTGCTGGACAGCAGCTGCAAGTCACGAGACAGCAGCTGCAGTAGTGCAGAAAACGCGGCAGATTTGGGCtcggaacaaaatgtgatgatttTGGTTCGAGATGAAACCCAGGGCAGTGAGGAGTGGTACTTAGACTCTGGTTGTTCAACGCATATGAAGGggagaaaagattggtttgtgcAAATCAATCAAGTGGCAAAAAATAAAGTGAAGTTTGCGGACGATTCCACTCTCATGGTCGAAGGTGTCAGTGATGTGTTGATCGAGAAAAAGAATGGTGGACATTCTATGATCAAGGATGTGCTATATATTCCAGGTATTAGGTGTAACCTTTTGAGTGTTGGACAATTGCTTGAGAAAGGTTACAATATACGTTTGGAAGATAAGATCTTGCGAGTTGCCGATGCTAGTGGTGTGTTGATCCTAAAGGCTCCTATGGCTACCAATAGGACTTTCAAGGTTGAGCTGAAAGTATTGGAGCATATGTGTTTAACTACAACTTCAAGTAGAGAGGAGTGGTTATGGCACTATCGTCTCGGTCACTTGAATTTTTGTGATCTCAAAGCGTTGCAACAAGAAGGTATGGTTACCGGGATGCCACACATCAATATTCCAGCTGAGTTGTGTGTGGAATGTGTAAGGGAAAGCAACACAAAGGGAGTTTTAGAAAGGATGTAGGTCAAAGGACCAAAgcacaccttgaggtggtgtactCCGACGTTTGTGGGCCTATGCAAGTAGACACATTCGGTGGCAATAGATATTTTGTCACGTTCATTGACGATTTTAGTAGGAAGATATGGACTTACATcatcaagagaaaggatgaggtGTTTGATGTCTTCAAAAGGTTTAAGTCCGTGGCGGAGAGGCAATGTGGTCACAAGTTGAAGATTCTCAAAACGTGTGGTGGAGGTGATTATACCTCGGTTGCGTTTGGGAAGTATTGTGATGAAGAGGGTATACTGCGTGAGGTTGTACCACCATATAcgccacaacaaaatggtatTGCCGAGAGGAAAAATCGCTCAATTATGAACATGGTTCGAAGCATGTTAAGCGGTAAAAATCTACCGAAGGAACTATGGGGAGAAGCGGTCTCTACAGCCACGTACTTGTTGAATCGATGTCCgacaaagaagcttgagaagcTTACACCGGAAGAGGTTTGGTGTGGATTCAAATCGAATCTAAGTTATTTGCGAGTTTTTGCTTCGGTGGCTTATAGACATGTGTCGGGTCAACTTAGAAAGAAGTTGGACGACAAGGGAGAGGAAATTATTTTCGTTGGATATCACTCTAtaggatgttagaacaagatttgttctgatcaatattcttagttttgatgataaaaatgtatatgaattttgcttgagataatgtggtactctaattctatgcaatttctatttcaggaaatatataaagagtatgcacaaattcagcgcaagaagcactgactcagaaggttcaagtatgcaacatcagaacatgctctcgcaagacatcagaagatggtcaagcagaatcagaacatggtctattgaagcatcagaagaacttgagatcagaagcagaagcactgaagttctcatggtatcacgctagaagcacttcaaggtcagaagacaagaagatgctctgcaccaagctgtttgactctgatgatattcaaacgttgtttacacaaacatcagatcagaagcaagtacaagatggcaggctacgctgactgacaaaaggaatgttagaagctattaaaggcaacttcagtagacacagcgaaagcaaggctcgaggtagttgacaaaagagtgaaacattaaatgcaatgctatacggatcatgcaacgcattaaatgctcccaacggtcatcttctcaaacgcctataaatagaagttctgatgagaagctgaaaacaactttttgcgcaaacatacagaaacgctgtcaaattctaaaagctctcaaacttcatcttcaaactcactacattgttgttgtaatatcttagtgagattaagctttaacttaagagaaaaatcacagttatgataatagcttattaagaagcattgtaactcttataagaatttgtttacattcatttgtaagaactagaggagatcaagttgtgatcggattctctagaaagtcttagagggtatctaagcattgtgttcctagagtgatcaggttgtgatcagaatactctagaagacttagaggttatctaagtggaaaaccattgtaatcaagtgtgattagtggattaaatcctcatgtgaggtaaatcactccaagggggtggactggagtagtttagttaacaacgaactaggataaaaatccttgtgcaaattgttttatcttacaagttttaaagctacacttattcaaaccccccctttctaagtgtttttctatccttcaattggcatcagagcgccggttctaaggtgcaagcacttaaccgtgtttagaaaagattcaggaagagaaaaacgcttaagtcaagatggctggtgaagatccaacacctacatcta from Vicia villosa cultivar HV-30 ecotype Madison, WI unplaced genomic scaffold, Vvil1.0 ctg.000458F_1_1, whole genome shotgun sequence carries:
- the LOC131628503 gene encoding uncharacterized protein LOC131628503, which gives rise to MEEKETINDYVTRITRLVNQIKSCGETILEQNVVSKILCSLMSRFDNIVVAIEESKDLASLSKDELQSSLEAHEQRMDERGSNKAKVEIALQARFNEKSKGSKGKWNSKGNQGGGDSQNSKGQKGESSNSNGYGDRSNAKGGKLRDMSKIQCWKCKKLGHFQAKCGAKQWESKRGEAKVARQEVDDKATLLMMITDEFGGMTEVLDSSCKSRDSSCSSAENAADLGSEQNVMILVRDETQGSEEWYLDSGCSTHMKGRKDWFVQINQVAKNKVKFADDSTLMVEGVSDVLIEKKNGGHSMIKDVLYIPGIRCNLLSVGQLLEKGYNIRLEDKILRVADASGVLILKAPMATNRTFKVELKVLEHMCLTTTSSREEWLWHYRLGHLNFCDLKALQQEGMVTGMPHINIPAELCVECVRESNTKGVLERM